Part of the Bacillus cereus group sp. RP43 genome is shown below.
ACCTTTTATTCCATAAGCCATTCTATATGATTGGATGTTCAACAATAAAGGATATCCAACCTTCTTTATATTCTACATGTATATTACCATTATGAAGTTCAACAATTCTTTTTGAGATAGCGAGTCCCAGTCCATTTCCTTGACCATCTTCTCTTGCCTTATCACCCCTGAAAAACCTTTCAAATAATTTATTAGGATTGCTAACAGGCGGCTTCTCGACTTTATTTGATACTTTCAAAATTGCTTTGTTCCCTATTAGTTCAAGACATATTGATAATTCGGATGGTTTCATGCTGTACTTTATCGCATTCATAAACAGATTTTCATAAACACGTACCATTTTTTCTACATCCATGAAAATAGGTATTGTTTCTTCCGTTATTGATTTTTGAACACTTAAACCTTCCTTTTCAAATATAGGAATATATTCTCCAACTATTTGCTCCAACAAACCTGACAAATCAACTTCATTAAGGTTTAACTTAGTATCGCTGCCTGATAAACGGGTATATTCAAACAGTTCATCAATTAGATATTTCAATCTCTGTGATTTTAAATAAGTGGTTTCTAGGTATTCCTGTAATTGTGTTTTACCGTCGTATTGCCCTCTTTTTAATAAATCTACATATCCGATAATAGATGTCAACGGTGTACGCAAGTCATGAGATACATTAGTAATGAGTTCATTTTTTGTATGTTCTAATCTTCTTTCCTGTTCAAATGTATTCTCTAATTCCTTGGACATATAATTAATATTTTGAGCAAGTTGGGTTAATTCGTCCTTCCCGTTAATCCCAATAGTCAAACCCAGTTTTCCATTGGCAATATCATTCACATTATCAGAAATGAGCTTCAAATATACTATTTTTTTTCGAACCAATATCAAAAAAATCACTATAAAGTTGAAGATTGCGAACGTGAATAAGAACAACATTACGATTCTGAATTCAAACATGCCAAAATCTTCGTGTTTTATAAATAATGGATCTATGACGTATACCAAAATGAGGATTGTTAAACCAAATGAAATAAAAAAACTAACTGCAACAGCACCAAGAAGTTTTATAATGATCTTATTTCTGAAACTAACATTCTTCATATTTTATACCCAATTCCCCAAACAGTTTTAATATAAATGGGATGTTTAGAATCCTCTTCAATTTTGTCTCTTATTTTTGTAATATGCACCATGACGGTATTATCTGATTTATAAAAAACCTCTTTCCAAACTGATTCATATATTTTTGCAACACTCAGGACAATCCCTTTGTTACGGACAAGTAGTTCGAGAATATCAAACTCTTTTGGAGTTAGCCTTGTTTCTTTTCCCCTTACCCATACTTGACGAGTATCTGTATTCACGGTTAAGTCACCAATTTCTAGAATGCTTTTATTATGTTCTATTGACGTATTGTATTTTTTAAACCTTCTTAATTGGGATTTTACCCTAGCGATTAATTCCAATGGGTTAAACGGCTTTGATAAATAATCATCTGCACCAGAGGCCAGTCCCTGAATTTTGTCTATATCCTCAGATTTTGCAGATAGCATAATGATAGGCATATTGCGATCTTCCCTAATCTTCATACACGCTTCAATACCATCCATATTCGGCATCATAATATCTAAAATAATCAGATCAAACTCCTTTTCTTCTAACAGTTGTAAAGCTTCCATAGCATCTTCAGCCTTTTGAGTTTTCAGACCTTCATTTTCCAAATAAACAGAGATAAGATTTCTAATCTCTTTATCATCATCAACAATAAGAATTTTTGAATCCATATTATTCCTCCACATTTTTCTCGTATTGAACAACTAAAGACATAAGCAGGTGGTACATTTCTATCCTCTCTTTTTGTAAACTTATAATTGAAAGACCAAAAATAACATAATCGGTATAAGAGATACCTTCTTAAATATTGTTCTAAATTTTCTTTAGATCCATTTACAATTAATAAGTTTTCTTCTTCATTAAATTTAGCTTTTAATAAAAAATAATTGTTTTGATATTCCTTCTTTTAATTAAATTTTTTTGATTACACCGGTAGTGTATATAATTTATAAAATAAAAAAAGAATCCTCTTCAATACGTCCTTTAAAGGAAATTCTTTTTCAAATCTTATTTTCTTTACTCGTTACTTATTTTCACCAGTTTTTCTCCTTGTTCTAAAAGTGTTTCATAGTTATTGTTCTCTTTAATTTCTTCGATTTTATTTTCAATTGTGAGCGTATTATTTATATTAAAGTACGTATTTAATACTTCATATGGCGTCTTTCCTTGTTTGGTTGCACTATCTTCAATAGCTTCTTTCCATGGAATATTTGCTTTGTCCATGCTTAATTCAAGAGCTGAACCAGTCTCATATCTCATATTCCGCTCTAAAAACCTTGGAGATTCTGCCTGTCCATTAGCAATGAAGTTGAACGCCTCCATAAAAGTAACATGATATGGATTCTGTTTCTTTGCAAGTACCATAAGATTTCCACCAGTTAACTTACTATAACGATACTCTAAGTATCGTGCTGAACCTTCTATTGCTTCAGTTTTTGTTTCTCCAATTAATTGAGGCCATTTTTTATAGCGATAGTTACGTACAATTGTCCAATCATATAATGCCTGATTAATACTTTCTGAGTTCGTATCAATCATTGCTTTATCTAATAGCTTAAATTCTAATCCCATTAGCGCGTAATTTTCTTTATTAATCGGATATTCGTGAATAGACTCTCCATCATTTGCATCATATGTCCAATCTTTTTGTTTATAAGCATGAAAAGCTTCATGTAATAAGAAAGACGAAAAATCAAAATATAAATCTGGATTACTAAACATTTTAGAATAATATTTTAAATAAAACACATCCATATCGTTAATATTTATTATCCCAAAGTTCCAAGGAATCCAGGTAGAAATAGTTCTAAAATCAAAACGAGTTAAGCGATAGATTTTAGGTAGATGCAGAGAATTTGAGACTTTTATTTCCTTTGCAAAAATACTATTTTCTAATCCCGGTACATTAACTGCATAAGCTTCTTGTCTAAAGAATCCCCCGTCTTTATTACTACGTATCAGAACCAATGGCATTTTTTCGAAGCGATAATCTTCATTCCAAAGTTTATCACTCGATTCTTCGAAGCTCTTATAAATAGTAGATAATTCTTTTAACATGTTTTGATCCGTGTTATCTAAAGACTTAAACTCTGTATGATCTGTTTTATTTAAAATTATGCTTCCCAACATAATTCCTATAAATATTACTAATAAGATTAAAATTACCTTTAAAAATTTTTTCAACATACACTCCTTTTCTAAAACGATAATCCTTATGATGAATAAGGTTTACAAGTTTTATGTTTATTAACACTCTTTTGGTGCAGACCCAATTTTAAATAATAGCTAAAATAAATACAATGAATACAAGATATTATTTTGATAATTATTCCATCCTATCAAAATTTTGATTATAGTTAACAATTAATATTGGATGATTATTCAATTTTATTGTAATGGGATAGTGCAAGCGTTCCTACAAATGAGGTTAAAGTAGTACTCAATGTAGGAACGCTGCTATCTTGCCTCTTCATTTTCCTTCATTATTAAGATATAGAAAGAATAGTATTTTTCTCTTTTAATTGCTCATACATAACTTCTTGTAAGTTATACATGAAATGCGACCCCTACTTGTATTTACTTTTCTTCTAACACTTTCTGCCGCTCATTGCTGCATATTTGTATCTCAAATTCACTTTCTATTTTGCTTACATAGTATTTTTTCACTTCATCATACGGGGGCCAATTATGTTGATAGTTAGTATACATAACATTATTACATTAATTTTCTTTCGGAAGTACAATTCCTTTATACAATTGAACTGTAATCAAGTAGTAAATCGAGTAAATCACTACAAAAATAACAATTGGTAACCAAATACGAAAGTACGGATCAATTAAAAGAGGGCCAAACATGTTCATACCAACTAATATGTGAGCGATACCCACAATTGCTGGGACTAAGAATACGAAGAATAACTCCTTATAAATCGATTGTATTAATAACTCCCGGCGAACACCGATTTTACGAAGCATTTGATAACGTGTATTATCTTTGGATGCACCAGATAGAATTTTAAACATTAAGCAACTCGCCATCATTGCTAAGAACGCAATTCCAACGAAGAAACCCATAAACATTAGTCCGCTGGCAAAACCATGATTCATATTATATGTTTGATACTTACTATCCAGTTCTGCCGCTTTCACATTTTTATATTTCGCTACCTGTAATTCATCAAGTTTTTTCCATTCTTTTATGTATGATCCAAAATCATCTGTCTTCCCAATAAACACCGTATTTTCTGTACCTTTCATACTATCGTATATATTTTGATCGACAATTTTCACTTTATGATCAGGATACATATACATTGGCTGGATTGTTTGGAAAGCGTCGCTCCATTGTTTTGGTTTCCCATCATCTTTACCCCATTGTCTTGACAATGCAAATGCATCCATGGGAATTTCCTCTGAAACTTTCAGCGTCTTCCCATTTTTTCTATCTTTTACTAAAGGACGATTTTTCTCTAAATCTTCTTTTATATAATAAACATACTTATCATCTACTTTGTAGCGATATTCAAGATTCTCTTGGAATAAGATACCACTCAAAATGTCCTTTTCTTCCGCTGTTGGATTATGAACTACCGAATCGTAAATTGTTCCTTTATCAGTCTGCTTTAAAACGTCGTTTTTAAATGCCAGACCACACGCAATTCCACCAGCGCCAAGAGCCACTAAGATTGCTACCGTTGCAAGCACATTTGTTAGGCCATTAATGCGGAAGTTTAATTGAGCAAAAGTAAAAGCATTAAGCCCTTTTTCACTACGCTTTTTATTACTCTTTAACTTTCTAATCATAACTGGGAGAAGTGATCCAAATAACATGTAAGTACTAACTGTTGCTGTGATTAATCCAAGAGCCATTAATTTAGGAACGATTCCTAGATCTTTTTCATGTGGTATATAGATCAGTGATGCATAACCAATACCTAGCAAAATCAGACCGAGGAATGCAACTACAGCTGCCATTTTTCCTTTTACCGCGACATGCTCTGTTTGTGCATCTGCATGTACAAGTTGTAATACAGAAATACGTGATAATTTAATACTATTCATACTTGCTGATAGTACAAATAATGCAAAGAAGAAGATGCAAGTAACAACCATAGATGGAAT
Proteins encoded:
- a CDS encoding HAMP domain-containing sensor histidine kinase, which encodes MKNVSFRNKIIIKLLGAVAVSFFISFGLTILILVYVIDPLFIKHEDFGMFEFRIVMLFLFTFAIFNFIVIFLILVRKKIVYLKLISDNVNDIANGKLGLTIGINGKDELTQLAQNINYMSKELENTFEQERRLEHTKNELITNVSHDLRTPLTSIIGYVDLLKRGQYDGKTQLQEYLETTYLKSQRLKYLIDELFEYTRLSGSDTKLNLNEVDLSGLLEQIVGEYIPIFEKEGLSVQKSITEETIPIFMDVEKMVRVYENLFMNAIKYSMKPSELSICLELIGNKAILKVSNKVEKPPVSNPNKLFERFFRGDKAREDGQGNGLGLAISKRIVELHNGNIHVEYKEGWISFIVEHPII
- a CDS encoding response regulator transcription factor codes for the protein MDSKILIVDDDKEIRNLISVYLENEGLKTQKAEDAMEALQLLEEKEFDLIILDIMMPNMDGIEACMKIREDRNMPIIMLSAKSEDIDKIQGLASGADDYLSKPFNPLELIARVKSQLRRFKKYNTSIEHNKSILEIGDLTVNTDTRQVWVRGKETRLTPKEFDILELLVRNKGIVLSVAKIYESVWKEVFYKSDNTVMVHITKIRDKIEEDSKHPIYIKTVWGIGYKI
- a CDS encoding ABC transporter permease, with the translated sequence MLFKLSMSGLKSKLQDYIVLLVGLIVSISIFYMFQTLALNKGFLESNAHVGPIVYIFHIGSFLLAIVTFFYILYANSFLLSLRQKEFGMYMMLGAKKHKVTLLMFIETIVLGAASLVIGIAVGVGLAEGIGRLLMKQLELTGEGYKALYIPSMVVTCIFFFALFVLSASMNSIKLSRISVLQLVHADAQTEHVAVKGKMAAVVAFLGLILLGIGYASLIYIPHEKDLGIVPKLMALGLITATVSTYMLFGSLLPVMIRKLKSNKKRSEKGLNAFTFAQLNFRINGLTNVLATVAILVALGAGGIACGLAFKNDVLKQTDKGTIYDSVVHNPTAEEKDILSGILFQENLEYRYKVDDKYVYYIKEDLEKNRPLVKDRKNGKTLKVSEEIPMDAFALSRQWGKDDGKPKQWSDAFQTIQPMYMYPDHKVKIVDQNIYDSMKGTENTVFIGKTDDFGSYIKEWKKLDELQVAKYKNVKAAELDSKYQTYNMNHGFASGLMFMGFFVGIAFLAMMASCLMFKILSGASKDNTRYQMLRKIGVRRELLIQSIYKELFFVFLVPAIVGIAHILVGMNMFGPLLIDPYFRIWLPIVIFVVIYSIYYLITVQLYKGIVLPKEN